A genomic window from Gossypium hirsutum isolate 1008001.06 chromosome D10, Gossypium_hirsutum_v2.1, whole genome shotgun sequence includes:
- the LOC121222155 gene encoding uncharacterized protein encodes MILINKNHCSVNLETNQPTQHRYGTRAKIKDMDQRLEKLEQCQKEMQDRLQLQIQERLDKMKQEMSEKMRESQEDIVAKLTRLITKGGDKGKGPMADVDKGNDDELFYPPGFTPPHERAQAEYPRKSTVTVMPQQFRAGASNLQTGPGFNPENNPINSAIPNFDEVAEKERVMEELPRQLEERCRWLEEKFKAMEVAESYRGTDAKELSLVPDLVLPHKFKMPEFEKYNGTSCPEAHITMFCRRMTGYINNDQLLIHCFQDSLVGAASKWYNQLSRATIGSWRDLAQTFMKQYSHVTDMAPDRITLQNMEKKPSESFRQYAQRWREVAVQVQPPLLEKEMTMLFINTLKAPFITHMLGNATKSFSDIIMNGEMIENAIRSGKIDIEESNKRSVSKRRENEVNKLGYSKSVTVQPRKVVGNQQNPSRQDSGIKTEKFQFTPIPVPYKELYQNLFDTHVVSPFHVKPLQPPYPEWYDANTQCDYHAGITGHSIENCTTFKKQVERLINMGIVKFGDSSSAGNPLPNPD; translated from the coding sequence ATGAtcctaattaataaaaatcattgctcagttaacctggaaaccaaccaaccaacccaGCACCGTTACGGCACTCGAGCAAAGATTAAGGACATGGATCAGAGATTGGAAAAACTAGAACAGTGCCAGAAGGAGATGCAAGACCGGCTTCAGCTACAAATACAGGAGCGGTTAGATAAGATGAAGCAAGAAATGTCTGAGAAGATGCGGGAATCTCAAGAGGATATAGTGGCAAAGTTAACCCGACTGATAACTAAGGGAGGTGACAAAGGAAAGGGCCCCATGGCAGATGTCGATAAGGGAAATGATGATGAACTTTtctatcctccaggttttacCCCTCCACATGAGCGAGCTCAAGCTGAATACCCGCGCAAATCTACTGTCACCGTCATGCCTCAGCAATTTCGAGCTGGTGCTTCGAACCTCCAAACGGGGCCGGGTTTTAATCCCGAAAATAATCCTATTAACTCTGCCATTCCTAACTTTGATGAAGTGGCTGAGAAGGAAAGAGTGATGGAGGAGTTACCGAGACAGTTAGAGGAGAGATGCAGGTGGCTCGAGGAGAAGTTCAAGGCAATGGAGGTTGCTGAAAGTTATCGGGGCACTGATGCCAAAGAGCTGAGCTTAGTTCCGGATTTGGTTCTCCCTCATAAGTTTAAGATGCCGGAGTtcgaaaagtacaatgggacaagttgcccagaagctcatatcaccatgttctgcaggcgaatgACGGGATATATTAATAATGACCAGCTATTAATACACTGTTTCCAAGACAGCCTTGTaggggcagcatccaaatggtacaatcagttgagtcgtgccacgattggttcatggagggacttggcacaaacattcatgaaacaatatagtcatgtgacggacatggctcctgatagaatcacccttcaaaacatggagaagaagccgagtgaaagcttcaggcaatatgcacaaagatggagggaagTCGCAGTCCAAGTCCAGCCACCGCTCTTGGAGAAAGAAATGACCATGCTATTTATTAACACACTGAAAGCCCCATTCATTACGCATATGTTAGGAAATgctacaaaaagcttttctgacataattatgaatggtgaaatgatcgaAAATGCGATAAGAAGTGGGAAAATTGATATAGAGGAGAGTAACAAGAGGTCAGTctcaaaaagaagagaaaatgaggtgaacaaactgggttactctaaatcagttactgttcagccaagaaaggtggttGGTAATCAACAAAATCCATCTAGGCAAGATTCTGGCATAAAGACTGAAAAGTTCCAGTTTACACCAATCCCAGTACCGTATAAGGAACTGtatcaaaatttgtttgatacacatgttgtttccccttttcatgtgaagcctctacaacctccgtatcccgaatggtatgatgcgaacacACAATGTGACTACCACGCGGGAATTACGGGACACTCGATTGAGAATTGCACTACCTTCAAGAAGCAAGTTGAAAGActtatcaacatgggtattgtcaagtttgGTGACTCGTCTAGCGCAGGAAATCCGCTACCCAATCCTGATTGA
- the LOC107914463 gene encoding uncharacterized protein: protein MSVDPSGQMNYVDDEASTGSGDDVNMLEGRNKRQSVTPSSSGRRKRSRKATGDAIVDAMLEIAAASKLRASAIMKNEDQFSISKCIKVLDEMQDMSTCMDDLDLELDEMELVAAAAGYYYYNSITRQTRCASLPSGSGFMNEVLEGPDDLCREMLRMDKHVFHKLCYTLRHRGMLRDTAGVMIEEQLAIFLNIVGHNERNRVIQERFQHSGETISRHFNNVLKAIKSLSREFLQPPDFTTPPEILNNNRFSPYFKDCVGVIDGMHIPAHVPAKDQSRFRNRKGVLSQNVLAACTFDLQFIFVYPGWEGSVTDSRVLRAVLDDPDQNFPPISQGKYYLVDTGYSNMEGFLAPYLGVRYHLHEYRGSNQLPRNAKELFNHRHSSLRNVIQRAFDVLKTRFPILKLAPQYAFHIQRDIVIAACVLHNYIRREERLDWLFSSIEGATVDELPDFDEQPELQFASSYQEQIASCLRESIATEMWNDFLNKWDQW from the exons ATGTCAGTTGATCCCAGTGGACAAATGAATTATGTCGACGATGAAGCTTCTACGGGCTCCGGTGATGATGTTAACATGCTAGAAGGACGCAACAAGCGTCAATCCGTGACACCATCAAGTTCTGGTCGGCGGAAGAGAAGTCGTAAAGCTACCGGAGATGCCATAGTGGATGCTATGCTAGAAATCGCAGCCGCTTCAAAATTGAGGGCGTCGGCAATTATGAAGAACGAGGACCAGTTTTCTATAAGCAAATGCATAAAGGTGTTAGATGAGATGCAAG ATATGTCGACTTGCATGGATGACCTCGATTTAGAATTGGATGAGATGGAACTAGTTGCAGCAGCTGCTGGTTACTATTACTATAATAGCATAACTAGGCAAACCCGTTGTGCTTCATTACCTAGTGGAAGTGGTTTTATGAATGAGGTGCTAGAAGGACCTGATGATCTTTGTCGAGAGATGCTCCGGATGGATAAACATGTTTTTCACAAGCTATGTTACACTCTTCGACATAGAGGTATGTTACGTGATACAGCTGGTGTTATGATTGAGGAGCAGCTGGCGATTTTCTTAAATATTGTGGGTCATAATGAACGTAACAGAGTCATCCAAGAGCGGTTTCAGCATTCGGGTGAAACCATAAGTCGTCattttaataatgttttgaaGGCAATCAAGTCGCTTTCACGGGAATTCTTACAGCCCCCAGATTTCACTACTCCTCcggaaattcttaataataatcgATTCTCCCCATATTTCAAG GATTGTGTTGGTGTCATAGATGGAATGCACATCCCTGCACATGTCCCAGCAAAAGATCAGTCTCGTTTTCGAAATAGGAAAGGTGTTCTATCGCAAAATGTTTTGGCAGCCTGCACATTTGATCTACAGTTTATATTTGTTTATCCAGGTTGGGAAGGGTCTGTCACCGATTCACGAGTTTTAAGAGCAGTCTTAGATGACCCTGATCAGAATTTTCCTCCGATTTCTCAAG GAAAATATTATCTGGTTGATACTGGTTACTCCAACATGGAAGGATTTCTTGCACCATATTTGGGAGTTCGGTATCACCTGCATGAATATAGAGGTTCCAATCAACTACCCAGAAATGCAAAGGAGCTCTTTAATCATCGGCATTCTTCTCTTAGAAATGTCATACAGAGGGCTTTTGATGTGCTGAAAACTCGATTTCCTATTCTCAAACTAGCCCCACAATATGCCTTCCATATCCAAAGGGACATAGTTATAGCGGCATGTGTTCTACATAATTACATCCGACGTGAGGAAAGACTCGATTGGTTGTTTTCTAGCATTGAGGGGGCGACAGTGGATGAATTGCCTGATTTTGATGAGCAACCTGAGCTGCAATTTGCTTCCTCGTATCAGGAACAAATTGCTTCATGTTTACGAGAATCAATAGCAACAGAAATGTGGAATGATTTCTTAAACAAATGGGATCAGTGGTGA